The following are encoded together in the Streptomyces rapamycinicus NRRL 5491 genome:
- a CDS encoding cytochrome P450, translating into MERLEIHPEYNRLRDAGELGRVLMPYGGETWLATSWEDVAKVFVDPRFSRSATLGKDVPRVLPAIQDQPVIMLMDPPEHTRLRRLATKALTSRRMEALRPRTQEVADDLIDKMLAKGAPADLMEDFALPLPIIMICELLGVPIEDQTKFRTWSDQMLSNGAYSQEVVMAAGQSLYLYLSELIAERRKQDTNDLLGSLVRARDKDDRLSETELVGFAVTLLIAGYETTANAIGNSVYTLLTHPEKLAELRKDLSLIPKAVDELLRIIPIAKQASWVRMAVEDVELSGTIVKAGEAVAIQTHSANTDPKVYDHPEEIDFHRTSNPHMSLGHGAHHCMGAQLVRVEMQTALGSLISRIPALRFAVPEPRIKFLRGRLVPSLEALPLTW; encoded by the coding sequence ATGGAGCGACTCGAGATCCACCCCGAGTACAACCGGCTGCGGGACGCCGGTGAGCTCGGCCGGGTCCTGATGCCGTACGGCGGGGAGACCTGGCTGGCCACCAGCTGGGAGGACGTCGCCAAGGTGTTCGTGGACCCGCGGTTCAGCCGCAGCGCGACGCTCGGCAAGGACGTGCCCCGGGTCCTCCCGGCGATCCAGGACCAGCCCGTCATCATGCTGATGGACCCTCCGGAACACACCCGGCTGCGCCGGTTGGCGACCAAGGCGCTGACCAGCCGCCGGATGGAGGCCCTGCGTCCGCGCACCCAGGAGGTCGCCGACGATCTGATCGACAAAATGCTGGCCAAGGGCGCCCCCGCCGATCTGATGGAGGACTTCGCCCTGCCTCTGCCGATCATCATGATCTGTGAGCTGCTGGGCGTGCCGATCGAGGACCAGACCAAGTTCCGGACCTGGTCGGACCAGATGCTCTCGAACGGCGCCTACTCACAGGAAGTCGTGATGGCGGCCGGCCAGTCGCTCTACCTCTACCTCTCCGAGCTGATCGCGGAACGCCGCAAGCAGGACACCAACGATCTGCTCGGGTCGCTGGTGCGGGCCCGCGACAAGGACGACCGGCTCAGCGAGACGGAGCTGGTCGGCTTCGCCGTCACACTGCTGATAGCGGGATACGAGACCACCGCCAACGCGATCGGCAACAGCGTCTACACCCTGCTGACCCACCCGGAGAAACTCGCCGAACTGCGAAAGGACCTCTCGCTGATCCCGAAGGCGGTCGACGAGTTGCTCCGGATCATCCCGATCGCCAAGCAGGCGAGCTGGGTCCGGATGGCGGTGGAGGACGTCGAGCTCAGCGGCACGATCGTCAAGGCCGGTGAGGCGGTGGCGATCCAGACGCACTCGGCCAACACCGACCCCAAGGTCTACGACCATCCGGAGGAGATCGACTTCCACCGGACGAGCAACCCGCACATGTCCCTCGGACACGGCGCGCACCACTGCATGGGCGCTCAACTCGTCCGGGTGGAGATGCAGACCGCGCTCGGCTCGCTCATCTCCCGTATCCCGGCGCTGCGGTTCGCGGTGCCGGAGCCGCGGATCAAGTTCCTGCGCGGGCGGCTGGTGCCCAGCCTCGAAGCGTTGCCCCTGACATGGTGA
- a CDS encoding ferredoxin gives MARWELWIDRTECIGSAVCVASAGAYFEMHGHQSRARASEIDADEHVIAVAQACPSGAIHVRVKETGELLEPQD, from the coding sequence ATGGCGCGATGGGAGCTGTGGATCGACCGGACCGAGTGCATCGGCTCGGCCGTCTGCGTGGCCAGCGCGGGCGCGTACTTCGAGATGCACGGGCACCAGTCGCGCGCCCGCGCGAGCGAGATCGACGCGGACGAGCACGTGATCGCGGTGGCGCAGGCCTGCCCGTCGGGGGCGATCCACGTCCGGGTCAAGGAGACCGGCGAGCTTCTCGAACCCCAGGACTGA
- a CDS encoding class I SAM-dependent methyltransferase codes for MLELGNRLKFRFTGPLLEAVNPRLQGHPYDVLMRLLEGGRIENVLELCGGTGFASRMLAERHSKVQATSIDLSPELTAVGRRKLASRGIDNVTLVEGDVSTLPYPDDSFDTVMSAFGLHEVPTAGRLSAIRESVRVLKPGGRFVIVDLDRRTKYGWTMDLFMKVMEPKFAPEVFGTGLVDRLKENGFTIDHHESAGPNGWTQSIVATLEA; via the coding sequence ATGTTGGAATTGGGTAACCGCCTGAAGTTCAGATTTACCGGACCGCTCCTCGAAGCTGTCAATCCGCGCCTGCAGGGTCACCCCTACGACGTACTGATGCGCCTCCTCGAGGGCGGTCGCATCGAAAACGTGCTGGAATTGTGCGGCGGGACCGGATTCGCGTCGCGAATGCTGGCCGAAAGGCATTCGAAGGTACAGGCCACCTCCATCGATCTGTCACCCGAACTGACCGCGGTAGGCCGCCGCAAGTTGGCCTCGCGGGGGATCGATAACGTCACCCTGGTCGAGGGTGACGTTTCCACCTTGCCTTACCCCGACGACTCGTTCGACACCGTGATGTCGGCCTTCGGTCTGCACGAGGTCCCGACCGCGGGCCGCCTCAGCGCGATCCGCGAGTCCGTGCGGGTGCTCAAGCCCGGCGGCCGCTTCGTCATCGTCGATCTCGACCGCCGGACAAAGTACGGGTGGACGATGGACCTCTTCATGAAGGTCATGGAGCCGAAGTTCGCCCCCGAGGTGTTCGGAACCGGCCTGGTGGACCGGCTGAAAGAGAACGGTTTCACCATCGACCATCACGAGTCGGCCGGGCCGAACGGATGGACACAGTCGATCGTCGCCACCCTGGAGGCGTGA
- a CDS encoding type I polyketide synthase — protein MLELVLGEAASVLGHSSADAIATDTSFKDLGMDSLTAIELRNRLVAETGLQLPATMVFDYPTANALAAHLLGKLDIPPVQQRLEAPAPSTVTGPADPVADEPSANEPIAIVAMACRLPGGVSSPEGLWHLVESGTDAISGFPTDRGWDVEGLFDPDPDAAGKSYCVQGGFLDTAADFDAPFFGISPREALGMDPQQRLLLETTWEAIERAQIDPKSLRGRDVGVYVGGAAQGYGVGVDQQHDNGITGSSVSLLSGRVSYALGLEGPGVTVDTACSSSLVALHLASQALRQRECSLALVSGVSVMSSPAMFVEFSRQRGLSSDGRCKSFAASADGTIWSEGVGVLVVERLSDARRLGHRVLATVRGSAVNSDGASNGLTAPNGTSQQRVIRQALANAGLTASDVDVVEAHGTGTKLGDPIEAEAILATYGQERSAPAWLGSLKSNIGHAMAASGVLSVIKMVEAMGHGSLPRTLHVDAPSPHVDWTSGSVALLTEHQPWPDDTKLRRAGVSSFGLSGTNAHVVLEQYQAPAPPVTPVTPAPPVTPVTPVTPNEPGPLPWVLSAQSPKALREQAGRLYASLAGDSEWNSLDIGYSLATTRSDFAHRAVAVGSGREDFLRALSKLADGAPWPGLTTATATAKARRVAFLFDGQGTQRLGMGKELYDSYPAFARAWDTVSAGFDKHLDHSLTDVCFGEGGSTTAGLVDDTLYAQAGIFAMEAALFGLLEDWGVRPDFVAGHSIGEATAAYASGMLSLENVTTLIVARGRALRTTPPGAMVALRAGEEEVREFLSRTGAALDLAAVNSPEAVVVSGEPEPVADFEAAWTASGREARKLKVRHAFHSRHVEAVLDEFRTALESLKFRAPALPVVSTVTGRLIDQDEMGTPEYWLRQVRRPVRFQDAVRELAEQGVGTFVEVGPSGALASAGVECLGGDASFHAVLRPRSPEDVCLMTAIAELHAGGTAIDWAKVLSGGRAVDLPVYPFQHQSYWLAPAAPDATAVAPVVEEEGGEYDEPSYADEPRTMLELVHMEVASLLGMADPGVILDDSSFLELGFDSLSAVRLRNRLSKATGLDLPSTLLFEHPTSAELAAHLDALLDSDIDAAGVYALLEEINELDAEAVDMTAAEHKAISELLEQLSAKWRTRNE, from the coding sequence ATGCTCGAACTCGTGCTGGGAGAGGCCGCCTCCGTACTCGGCCACAGCTCGGCGGATGCGATCGCGACGGACACGTCGTTCAAGGATCTGGGCATGGATTCCCTGACGGCGATCGAACTCCGTAACCGCCTCGTGGCGGAGACCGGGCTGCAGCTTCCCGCCACGATGGTGTTCGACTACCCGACGGCGAACGCTCTGGCCGCGCATCTGCTGGGCAAGCTCGATATCCCGCCCGTACAGCAACGCCTCGAAGCTCCGGCGCCGAGCACGGTCACCGGCCCGGCCGATCCGGTCGCGGATGAGCCGTCGGCGAATGAGCCGATCGCCATCGTGGCGATGGCGTGCCGGCTGCCAGGCGGGGTCAGTTCCCCGGAGGGTTTGTGGCACCTTGTGGAGTCCGGCACTGACGCGATCTCCGGTTTCCCCACCGACCGTGGCTGGGACGTCGAGGGCTTGTTCGATCCGGATCCGGACGCCGCCGGTAAGTCGTACTGCGTGCAGGGCGGCTTCCTGGACACCGCGGCCGACTTCGACGCTCCCTTCTTCGGCATAAGCCCGCGTGAGGCGCTGGGCATGGATCCGCAGCAGCGGCTGTTGCTGGAAACCACCTGGGAGGCGATCGAGCGCGCGCAGATCGATCCGAAGTCCCTCCGGGGTCGCGATGTGGGCGTGTACGTGGGTGGCGCGGCACAGGGTTACGGAGTGGGTGTCGACCAGCAGCACGACAACGGGATCACCGGTAGCTCGGTCAGCCTGCTGTCGGGGCGGGTGTCATACGCGCTCGGGTTGGAGGGGCCGGGGGTCACCGTGGACACCGCTTGCTCCTCCTCCCTGGTGGCGCTGCACCTCGCGAGCCAGGCGTTGAGGCAGCGCGAGTGCTCGCTGGCGCTGGTGAGCGGGGTCTCGGTGATGTCCTCGCCCGCGATGTTCGTGGAATTCTCCCGCCAGCGCGGCCTGTCGTCCGATGGCCGGTGCAAGTCGTTCGCCGCGTCGGCGGACGGCACGATCTGGTCCGAGGGCGTGGGTGTCCTGGTGGTGGAACGGCTTTCCGACGCCCGTCGGCTGGGGCACCGGGTCCTCGCCACCGTCCGGGGCAGCGCGGTGAACTCCGACGGCGCGTCGAACGGGCTGACCGCACCGAACGGCACGTCCCAGCAGCGGGTGATCCGGCAGGCGCTGGCCAACGCCGGTCTCACCGCGTCGGACGTGGATGTGGTCGAGGCGCACGGCACCGGCACGAAGCTCGGCGACCCGATCGAGGCAGAGGCCATTCTGGCGACGTACGGGCAAGAGCGGTCGGCGCCCGCCTGGCTCGGCTCGCTGAAGTCGAACATCGGCCACGCCATGGCGGCGTCGGGCGTGCTCAGCGTGATCAAGATGGTGGAGGCGATGGGGCACGGTTCGCTCCCCCGTACGCTCCATGTGGACGCGCCATCGCCTCACGTGGACTGGACATCGGGAAGCGTCGCGCTGCTGACGGAGCACCAGCCGTGGCCGGATGACACCAAGCTGCGCAGGGCCGGCGTGTCGTCGTTCGGGCTCAGCGGTACCAACGCGCACGTGGTGCTGGAGCAGTACCAGGCGCCCGCCCCGCCGGTCACGCCGGTCACGCCCGCCCCGCCGGTCACGCCGGTCACGCCGGTCACGCCGAATGAGCCCGGACCGCTGCCGTGGGTCTTGTCCGCGCAGAGCCCGAAAGCGCTACGGGAGCAAGCCGGGCGGCTGTACGCCTCCCTCGCCGGGGACTCGGAGTGGAACTCGCTGGACATCGGATACTCCCTGGCGACCACACGATCGGACTTCGCCCACCGGGCAGTCGCGGTGGGATCCGGCCGGGAGGACTTCCTGCGCGCGCTGTCCAAGCTGGCGGACGGCGCCCCTTGGCCCGGGCTCACGACCGCGACCGCGACCGCCAAGGCCCGGCGCGTTGCCTTCCTGTTCGACGGGCAAGGCACCCAACGGCTGGGAATGGGCAAGGAGCTGTACGACAGCTACCCCGCCTTCGCACGTGCCTGGGACACGGTGAGCGCCGGGTTCGACAAGCACCTCGACCACTCGCTGACGGACGTCTGCTTCGGTGAGGGCGGTTCGACGACGGCCGGGCTCGTGGATGACACCCTCTACGCGCAAGCGGGCATTTTCGCGATGGAGGCCGCGCTTTTCGGGCTGCTGGAGGACTGGGGCGTGCGCCCCGACTTCGTCGCCGGGCACTCCATCGGTGAGGCAACCGCCGCGTACGCCAGCGGGATGCTCTCGCTCGAAAACGTCACCACTCTGATCGTCGCCCGGGGTCGAGCGCTGCGGACGACACCGCCGGGAGCCATGGTCGCGCTGCGGGCAGGTGAGGAAGAGGTGAGGGAGTTCCTCAGCCGGACCGGTGCGGCGCTGGATCTGGCGGCGGTCAACAGCCCCGAGGCCGTCGTCGTGTCGGGTGAGCCGGAGCCGGTGGCGGACTTCGAGGCCGCGTGGACGGCGTCCGGGCGGGAGGCCAGGAAACTGAAGGTCCGCCATGCCTTCCACTCCCGCCATGTGGAGGCCGTGCTGGATGAGTTCCGTACGGCACTGGAGTCCCTGAAGTTCCGTGCCCCTGCGCTGCCCGTGGTATCGACCGTGACCGGGCGTCTGATCGACCAGGATGAGATGGGCACGCCGGAGTATTGGTTGCGCCAGGTCCGGCGACCCGTCCGCTTCCAGGACGCCGTCCGCGAACTGGCCGAGCAGGGTGTGGGCACATTCGTCGAGGTAGGGCCTTCGGGGGCGCTCGCGTCGGCCGGAGTGGAGTGTCTGGGCGGCGACGCCTCGTTCCACGCCGTGCTACGCCCGCGGTCGCCGGAGGACGTCTGTCTGATGACGGCCATCGCGGAGTTGCACGCGGGCGGGACGGCAATCGACTGGGCGAAGGTCTTGTCCGGCGGCCGGGCGGTGGATCTGCCGGTCTATCCGTTCCAGCACCAGTCCTACTGGCTGGCCCCGGCCGCCCCGGATGCCACAGCTGTGGCGCCCGTGGTCGAGGAGGAGGGCGGCGAGTATGACGAGCCCTCCTATGCGGATGAGCCCCGCACCATGCTGGAACTCGTTCACATGGAGGTGGCGAGCCTCCTGGGCATGGCCGACCCCGGCGTCATACTCGACGACTCGTCCTTCCTGGAGTTGGGATTCGACTCGCTCAGCGCCGTTCGGCTGCGCAACCGGCTGTCGAAGGCCACCGGACTCGATCTACCGTCCACGCTTCTCTTCGAGCACCCCACGTCGGCGGAATTGGCCGCGCACTTGGATGCGTTGCTTGATTCCGACATCGACGCGGCCGGCGTTTATGCGCTGCTGGAAGAGATCAACGAACTGGACGCAGAAGCCGTCGACATGACCGCGGCGGAACATAAGGCCATTTCCGAACTGCTGGAACAGCTCTCGGCAAAATGGAGGACCAGGAACGAATAA
- a CDS encoding non-ribosomal peptide synthetase, whose protein sequence is MASDSPRPRPLKPAFAVSRTQRQRRRLDERGISRADRNGPLPASFSQQRLWLMQQLAPDSNSYNLPLVQRLRGALDTVILRRALGLVASRHEALRTVFDAEDGEPLQRIQPADVVRLRELDARDEDHARALVRRETAEPFDLHAGPVMRALLVRLADDDHVLALTVHHIAGDGWSLAILRMELSAQYAALLRGAEADLPALPSQYADFAQWERKALSGTKLQKRLDYWQENLRDAPMVLGLPADRPRPPVGSSDAGTVAWCPPTELVTAAKELSRSTGTTLFMSLLAAFQVVLSHYARTDDVLVGTPIANRNHAEVEGLIGMFVNTVVLRGDLSGDPTFRELLLRTRTNAMGAFANAELPFDLLVEKVAPQRDLSVNPVVQVLFQLMPLASNTFTLPGIAVEPFDMNQFFTRMDLEFHVYEDPAGDRLTGEVWYSRALFDGPRIERMLDQFTLVLRSVLDNPDVPISQISLAPEIGTDLPTVEANETDRDLPFDSLPELLADAAARNPDAIAVVDERVTLTYAELGGRANKMAHLLRHKGVRPGELVGLCVDRGADMIVGMLGILKAGAAYVPIDPEHPIERTRFVLDDSSISTVIAQETYRTRFPDVRDIILPDDPGLENQPASPPDVTTDRNSLAYAIYTSGSTGRPKAVLMPGICVVNLLLWQERTMGREPASRTAQFITATFDYSVQEIFSALLGGTLVIPPDDIRLDPARLAQWIDDSRITRIYAPTTVLRALVEHVDPQGTGLSTLRHLCQGGEALVLDGKLREVCLHRPHLRVHNHYGPAESQLVTGYTLPEDVSAWPATTPIGKPIDNTRIHLLDDALRPVPDGVAAQVCISGIGLARGYLARPELTRQRFITEGTGSEPRMYLSGDLARRLPDGNLEFLGRIDDQVKIRGIRIELGEIETALSEHAAITQAAVTVREDDRGDKRLVAYVVPHSDAGDLAVELRGHVEARLPSYMVPSAFIVLDKLPLTTSGKTDRRALPAPESWSPAPTSPVSPRNATESTVCGIYADVLEVQTVGVHDDFFALGGHSLLASRAVSRIRAELGCDLPLRTLFDVRTPALLAQAIGSMSSRDMPVLAPSPRTTPAPISLAQQQLLGISDSLLDLGAFPVCPYGFRLRGEIDRTVLDTALTRIVARHEPLRTGFRDDGDGFVQIVREPAPVRAEFIEVTGKDTTDREAAAAEIAKNELERPFDLVDGILLRAVLLRLEQDDHILILMLHHIAGDGWSFDVLVRELSALYAELAGGPVAGLTEVGTTYSDFARWEHEALSGSIREEHDAYWREHLKGAVALELPTDRPRKLADPIGKSLEWTVSPDATAAARRLAQAEGVTLYETMLGAFTLAAAGLSGLDDILVATPFANRGRPEIDHLIGFFAKVAALRVDLSDDPTFREVLRRVQTAVLGAHAHQDLPYAAIQATATATATATATATASELPPPLVQFQLISSLTSDLVLPGTTIERFGMVEADLGVGNGELAIWLFDDDSALHGTVVFDGSLFDPARIQSLLSSVESTLHVVSATPSVRVSKAYAANGHARR, encoded by the coding sequence ATGGCTTCCGACAGTCCCCGCCCAAGGCCGCTCAAACCGGCTTTCGCTGTTTCGCGGACGCAGCGTCAGCGTCGCAGACTTGACGAGCGCGGCATCAGTCGCGCCGATCGGAACGGGCCACTTCCGGCGTCTTTCTCGCAGCAACGTCTATGGCTCATGCAGCAGCTCGCACCCGACAGCAATTCCTATAATCTGCCGCTCGTGCAGCGGCTGCGGGGCGCCCTGGACACCGTGATCCTCAGGCGCGCTCTCGGCCTCGTCGCAAGCCGCCACGAGGCGCTTCGGACCGTATTCGACGCGGAGGACGGCGAGCCGCTCCAGCGGATCCAGCCCGCGGATGTCGTGCGCCTGCGCGAACTGGACGCCCGGGACGAGGACCACGCCAGAGCGTTGGTCCGGCGGGAGACGGCCGAGCCGTTCGACCTGCACGCCGGTCCTGTGATGAGAGCGTTGTTGGTACGACTCGCCGACGATGACCACGTGCTGGCGCTCACGGTGCATCACATCGCGGGCGACGGCTGGTCGCTGGCCATCCTGCGGATGGAGCTCTCGGCGCAGTACGCGGCGCTGCTTCGCGGTGCGGAGGCCGATCTGCCCGCACTCCCGTCGCAGTACGCGGACTTCGCCCAGTGGGAACGCAAGGCGTTGTCGGGCACCAAGCTGCAAAAGCGGCTGGACTACTGGCAGGAGAACCTGCGGGACGCCCCGATGGTGCTGGGATTGCCGGCCGACCGGCCACGACCGCCGGTCGGCAGTTCGGACGCGGGCACGGTGGCCTGGTGCCCGCCGACGGAATTGGTGACCGCGGCCAAAGAACTGAGCCGGTCGACGGGCACCACGCTGTTCATGTCGCTGCTGGCCGCCTTCCAGGTGGTGCTGTCCCACTACGCGCGCACCGATGACGTCCTGGTCGGCACCCCGATCGCCAACCGCAATCACGCGGAGGTGGAGGGGCTGATCGGCATGTTCGTGAACACGGTGGTGCTGCGCGGCGATCTGTCAGGTGATCCGACCTTCCGCGAGCTCCTCCTGCGGACCCGTACGAACGCCATGGGCGCGTTCGCGAACGCCGAGCTGCCGTTCGACCTCCTCGTCGAGAAGGTCGCACCGCAGCGCGACCTGTCGGTGAACCCGGTCGTGCAGGTGCTCTTCCAGCTCATGCCGCTGGCGTCGAACACGTTTACGCTGCCGGGAATCGCGGTCGAGCCGTTCGATATGAACCAGTTCTTCACCCGCATGGATCTGGAGTTCCATGTCTACGAGGATCCCGCCGGGGACAGGCTGACGGGCGAGGTCTGGTACAGCCGAGCGCTCTTCGACGGGCCTCGTATAGAACGAATGCTGGATCAGTTCACTCTCGTCCTGCGCAGCGTACTCGACAACCCGGACGTTCCGATCTCGCAGATTTCACTCGCGCCGGAGATCGGTACCGACCTGCCGACGGTCGAAGCGAACGAAACAGACCGAGACTTGCCGTTCGATTCGCTGCCGGAATTGCTGGCGGACGCGGCAGCAAGAAACCCCGACGCGATCGCCGTCGTCGACGAACGGGTCACACTCACCTATGCCGAACTCGGTGGGCGGGCCAATAAGATGGCGCATCTGCTGCGACACAAAGGCGTTCGCCCCGGCGAACTAGTCGGTCTTTGCGTCGACCGAGGCGCCGATATGATCGTGGGCATGCTCGGCATTCTCAAAGCCGGCGCGGCCTATGTGCCCATCGACCCCGAGCATCCCATCGAGCGCACCCGTTTCGTGTTGGACGATTCCAGCATATCCACGGTCATCGCTCAGGAGACGTACCGGACTCGGTTCCCCGATGTCCGCGACATCATTCTCCCGGACGACCCCGGCCTCGAGAATCAGCCCGCAAGCCCGCCCGATGTGACGACCGACCGCAACAGCCTGGCCTATGCGATTTACACCTCCGGTTCCACGGGCCGTCCCAAGGCCGTGCTCATGCCCGGCATCTGCGTCGTCAACCTGCTGCTGTGGCAGGAACGCACGATGGGTCGCGAACCGGCCAGTCGCACCGCCCAGTTCATCACCGCGACCTTCGACTACTCGGTTCAGGAAATCTTCTCCGCGCTGCTCGGGGGCACGCTTGTCATTCCCCCCGACGACATACGGCTGGACCCCGCGCGACTCGCACAATGGATCGACGACAGCCGTATCACGCGCATCTACGCACCCACCACGGTGCTGCGCGCGCTGGTCGAGCACGTCGACCCGCAGGGCACGGGCTTGTCGACATTGCGTCACCTCTGCCAGGGCGGCGAGGCGCTCGTGCTGGACGGCAAGTTGCGAGAGGTGTGCCTGCACCGCCCGCATCTGCGGGTGCACAACCACTATGGCCCGGCGGAGAGCCAACTCGTCACGGGCTACACACTGCCCGAGGACGTCTCCGCCTGGCCGGCCACGACCCCTATCGGGAAGCCGATCGACAACACGCGCATCCACCTTCTCGACGACGCGCTTCGTCCCGTACCCGACGGCGTAGCGGCGCAGGTCTGCATATCGGGGATCGGTCTGGCCCGCGGCTACCTGGCCCGGCCCGAACTGACCCGGCAGCGATTCATCACCGAAGGTACCGGCTCGGAGCCGAGGATGTACCTCTCCGGTGACCTGGCCCGGCGGCTGCCGGACGGAAATCTCGAGTTTCTCGGGAGAATCGACGACCAGGTCAAGATCCGGGGCATCCGGATCGAACTCGGCGAGATCGAGACGGCCCTGTCCGAACACGCGGCCATAACTCAGGCCGCGGTGACCGTCCGAGAAGACGACCGCGGCGACAAACGGCTGGTCGCCTACGTGGTGCCCCACTCGGATGCCGGGGACCTCGCCGTCGAATTGCGCGGTCATGTCGAGGCGCGGCTCCCCTCTTACATGGTCCCGTCCGCGTTCATCGTCCTGGACAAGCTGCCGCTGACGACGAGCGGAAAGACCGACCGGCGTGCGCTCCCCGCCCCGGAAAGCTGGTCACCGGCCCCCACCTCGCCAGTCTCCCCGCGCAACGCGACCGAATCCACGGTTTGCGGGATCTACGCTGACGTGCTCGAGGTGCAAACCGTCGGCGTGCACGACGATTTCTTCGCTCTCGGCGGCCACTCGCTGCTCGCCTCCCGCGCCGTCTCGCGTATCCGTGCCGAGCTGGGCTGCGATCTACCGCTTCGTACGCTGTTCGACGTCCGGACTCCCGCCTTGCTCGCCCAGGCCATCGGGTCGATGTCGTCGCGGGACATGCCCGTGCTCGCGCCATCGCCGCGGACCACGCCCGCACCGATCTCGCTGGCCCAGCAGCAGCTGCTCGGGATCAGTGATTCGCTGCTCGACCTGGGCGCATTTCCCGTCTGCCCGTACGGATTCCGGCTGCGCGGGGAGATCGACCGCACCGTACTCGACACCGCTCTGACCCGGATCGTCGCGCGTCACGAGCCACTGCGAACAGGCTTCCGCGACGACGGCGACGGCTTCGTGCAGATCGTCCGCGAGCCCGCGCCGGTGAGGGCCGAGTTCATCGAGGTGACCGGGAAAGACACGACCGACCGTGAAGCGGCGGCGGCAGAGATCGCCAAGAACGAACTTGAACGTCCCTTCGACCTGGTCGACGGTATTCTGCTCCGCGCCGTTCTGCTGCGGCTGGAGCAAGACGACCACATCCTCATCCTGATGTTGCACCACATCGCGGGCGACGGCTGGTCCTTCGACGTTCTGGTACGCGAGCTGTCCGCGCTGTACGCCGAATTGGCCGGCGGTCCCGTCGCGGGACTGACGGAAGTCGGCACGACATATTCGGACTTCGCCCGCTGGGAGCACGAGGCCCTGTCCGGGTCCATCCGCGAGGAACACGACGCCTACTGGCGAGAGCACCTCAAGGGCGCTGTCGCACTGGAACTGCCCACCGACAGGCCGCGAAAGCTTGCGGATCCGATCGGGAAATCCCTCGAGTGGACGGTTTCCCCGGATGCGACAGCCGCAGCGCGGAGGCTCGCGCAGGCAGAGGGCGTGACCCTTTACGAAACCATGCTCGGAGCCTTCACGCTGGCCGCAGCCGGGTTGTCAGGCCTGGACGACATTCTGGTGGCAACCCCTTTCGCCAATCGTGGCCGACCCGAGATCGACCACCTGATCGGCTTCTTCGCCAAGGTTGCCGCCCTCCGTGTCGATCTCTCCGACGATCCGACGTTCCGCGAGGTCCTGCGACGCGTCCAGACCGCGGTCCTGGGTGCTCACGCGCACCAGGACCTCCCCTATGCGGCGATACAGGCCACGGCCACGGCCACGGCCACGGCCACGGCCACGGCCACGGCATCCGAACTCCCCCCGCCGCTCGTGCAGTTCCAGCTGATCAGCTCGCTGACCTCGGATCTCGTCCTGCCTGGCACCACCATCGAGCGCTTCGGCATGGTCGAGGCCGATCTGGGGGTCGGGAACGGCGAACTCGCCATCTGGCTCTTCGACGATGACAGCGCCCTGCACGGAACTGTCGTATTCGACGGATCCCTATTCGACCCCGCGAGAATTCAGAGTCTGCTTTCCTCGGTCGAGTCGACGTTGCACGTTGTCTCTGCCACCCCCTCCGTACGCGTATCCAAGGCATACGCAGCAAACGGCCACGCAAGGAGATAG